In the genome of Phlebotomus papatasi isolate M1 chromosome 2, Ppap_2.1, whole genome shotgun sequence, one region contains:
- the LOC129804747 gene encoding mucin-2-like has product MNTKLLSFVIWGLFLVILVDLSCCEDSTARSINLAMAWRPVQAVQTLYSPVQAVQAVQAVQPVHKPQATQFISIPTLAKANTAQLLQIAHYNAQLLNARMKDLQTQYSNQQQQYSSNNQYRNPFAIFGVNASSPKYRAALLNDIPLKPFSPKYTVTTSGLSPISYGNKQPIYLSEIDHHLPLVHSSTPKIPVVVPSVGMSPSISHYSYIPLLSASPSSLIFRDTPVVMPAAQSATFQGKTTLKPHPVLNKLQAHLALATTHKQPYGSYSNIFEKLTVPVLAPNVFKNHVVAANFVKNTKNVQPVSKIINNTAPKRIKQTNVQPSPTPSATPDQKTGETGIRTGNQNKTQASIFEAGPFTPIVRENAVVKDAKPTLKSSDVLNELNRHRNIIQIMEGLPQIPSSVSSVDISGEQNFRPIDILKKYNISKSPLQDLTRFSFQPSSYMDFTSPSRKYPLLPTIPTTMVTSGDRLSPTHFRLNEIKETTGTAFTPMMPFLPTPNSYGLHKKPLFSGSHTFFTIEDAVTGTTPTRNTIDYKSLFDTTTELIKPVREDTNDVTTTAPEPHTHFYKFMKYPSSSSTVTIFETTTPKSKLKHRRRKPGNRFKSNISDPSWIDKLPKESIRVEKNVTTEASEITSTTRHSARFRQRPKTETTTTTTETPEITTDPTTEVTDQVAPTTVKTTSEEVVNITTTTVSTTSVAVQTNSSTLKPMAKYNSISRPRLSLKNSSYYLSNLSTSTTTNQPSEIVTTPKFTRKRLPTRPSTTTTEASEEKTSSTESSTTTTTTTSTSKRFHPTRNNNFTRPSFTKPSTEGPVSRGSTGFPTRRGSSRVDFRNQKSTTSTSTTTDSESSTRSSTTSHRRFQSAQDKLASAKQRHRVEETSSPESTSVDTTTEHKLETSIMKIAKNDHSYRPYAHSTSKTTESIINNNVINDISTEKSAKSVNSNSKNRRIPEYFTIATDDPILPIQAFFPKFD; this is encoded by the exons ATGAATACCAAACTGCTGAGCTTTGTGATTTGGG GACTCTTCCTGGTGATTCTCGTTGATCTTTCATGTTGTGAAGATTCCACAGCGAGATCAATAAATTTAGCG atgGCCTGGCGTCCTGTCCAGGCTGTACAGACTCTGTATAGCCCTGTCCAGGCTGTACAAGCTGTCCAGGCAGTTCAGCCCGTTCACAAACCCCAAGCTACTCAATTCATCTCAATCCCAACCCTCGCAAAAGCCAATACGGCTCAACTTCTGCAAATAGCCCATTACAATGCTCAACTGCTGAACGCTAGGATGAAGGACCTTCAGACCCAATACAGTAATCAACAGCAGCAGTACAGCAGTAACAATCAGTACAGGAATCCCTTTGCAATCTTTGGCGTCAACGCCTCTAGTCCAAAGTATCGTGCCGCACTCCTCAATGACATCCCCCTAAAGCCTTTCTCGCCCAAATATACTGTCACTACATCCGGACTCAGCCCTATCTCCTACGGCAACAAACAGCCCATCTACCTGAGTGAGATTGACCACCATCTACCCCTGGTTCACTCCTCAACGCCCAAGATCCCAGTCGTAGTCCCATCGGTGGGAATGAGTCCCTCAATTAGCCACTACAGCTACATTCCTCTGCTCTCAGCTAGCCCAAGTTCATTGATATTCAG AGATACACCTGTAGTGATGCCGGCAGCACAATCGGCAACATTTCAAGGGAAAACAACACTGAAGCCACATCCTGTCCTCAATAAATTGCAAGCACATTTGGCCCTTGCTACCACTCATAAGCAACCATATGGCTCATACTCGAATATCTTCGAGAAATTGACCGTTCCCGTCTTGGCGCCAAATGTTTTCAAGAATCACGTCGTTGCAgcgaattttgtgaaaaataccaaGAATGTTCAGCCAGTGTCAAAGATCATCAACAATACAGCTCCTAAGAGAATCAAACAGACAAATGTTCAACCAAGTCCAACTCCCAGTGCAACTCCAGATCAGAAAACTGGAGAAACTGGCATTAGGACGGGAAATCAGAATAAAACACAGGCGTCAATCTTCGAGGCTGGACCCTTTACGCCTATTGTGAGAGAGAATGCTGTTGTAAAGGACGCTAAACCTACACTAAAATCTAGCGACGTTCTCAATGAACTCAATCGCCATCGGAATATTATTCAAATCATGGAAGGACTACCACAGATTCCTTCAAGTGTATCTTCTGTTGACATAAGTGGAGAACAGAACTTCCGACCAATtgatattttgaagaaataCAACATTTCCAAGTCACCGCTTCAGGATCTGACTAGATTCTCCTTCCAGCCAAGCTCTTACATGGATTTCACATCACCATCCCGGAAGTATCCACTCCTGCCAACAATACCAACTACAATGGTAACTTCTGGTGATAGGCTCTCACCGACGCACTTTAGACTCAATGAAATCAAAGAGACAACTGGAACCGCTTTCACTCCAATGATGCCCTTCTTACCGACGCCCAATAGCTATGGACTTCACAAGAAGCCCCTATTCTCTGGGAGTCATACTTTCTTCACAATTGAGGATGCTGTTACGGGAACAACTCCTACTCGCAACACAATAGACTACAAAAGCCTCTTTGATACGACAACCGAATTGATCAAACCTGTCCGTGAGGATACAAACGATGTAACCACAACAGCTCCAGAGCCTCATACACACTTCTACAAGTTCATGAAGTATCCTTCATCATCATCAACAGTGACGATCTTCGAGACAACAACGCCCAAATCAAAACTAAAACATCGCAGAAGAAAACCTGGCAATCGCTTCAAGAGTAACATCAGTGATCCCAGTTGGATTGACAAACTCCCAAAGGAATCCATAAGAGTGGAAAAGAATGTCACAACAGAAGCGTCCGAGATCACTTCTACAACCAGACATTCAGCCAGATTCCGACAGAGACCGAAAACGGAAACGACAACGACCACAACTGAGACACCAGAAATTACAACGGATCCTACAACTGAAGTAACTGATCAAGTTGCTCCAACAACAGTCAAAACCACATCAGAGGAGGTTGTCAATATCACTACAACAACCGTTTCAACAACATCGGTTGCGGTTCAAACAAACTCATCAACACTGAAGCCAATGGCAAAGTATAATTCTATTAGTCGACCTAGATTGAGTTTGAAAAACAGTAGTTACTATCTCAGCAATCTTTCAACATCAACAACAACCAATCAACCATCGGAGATAGTCACAACGCCAAAGTTTACAAGAAAACGACTACCTACGCGACCTTCAACGACAACAACGGAAGCAAGTGAAGAAAAGACATCATCAACGGAATCCAGTACGACAACAACGACGACAACATCAACTTCAAAGAGGTTTCATCCAACGAGGAACAACAATTTCACTCGTCCATCCTTCACGAAGCCATCAACTGAAG GACCTGTTTCTCGAGGATCAACGGGTTTCCCCACACGTCGAGGTTCCAGTAGAGTAGATTTTCGCAATCAAAAATCAACAACCTCCACATCAACTACAACGGATTCGGAATCATCAACACGATCGAGCACAACATCTCACAGACGCTTCCAAAGTGCTCAAGACAAATTGGCTAGTGCAAAACAGAGACATCGAGTTGAAGAAACAAGCTCCCCGGAGAGTACCAGTGTTGATACAACAACCGAGCACAAGCTCGAAACATCAATTATGAAAATTGCCAAAAATGATCACTCATATCGTCCATATGCTCATTCTACATCCAAAACAACCGAATCCATCATCAACAACAACGTCATCAATGACATCTCAACGGAAAAGTCTGCAAAAAGTGTCAATAGCAATTCAAAAAACCGACGGATACCAGAATACTTCACAATAGCCACTGATGATCCCATCTTACCCATTCAAGCATTCTTTCCCAAATTCGACTGA